The following coding sequences lie in one Mesorhizobium sp. NZP2298 genomic window:
- a CDS encoding universal stress protein, with amino-acid sequence MSYKSILLNLGIDGSIEPLARVGIDLAKRFDAKLIGFCAADAPLPVTMAPEGAAIAAELWDQSRTEIRQRLNDRHSKFDRLVAGTVRAEWRDTVENPDHALARASLLADLVVTGASLGASTGDAYRMADPGSLVLRAGRPVLVAARGAASLPLGRVVVAWKDTREARRAVADAVPLMAMANEVTVVAIDRNPGDWIGDGVKDVASFLAGHGIKAGTEILKSDEEGNRLIDFLASVKADLIVSGAYGHSRLREWAFGGVTRSLLDEVWLNRLMSS; translated from the coding sequence ATGAGCTACAAATCCATTCTGTTGAACTTGGGCATCGATGGTTCGATCGAACCGCTCGCGCGGGTCGGCATCGATCTCGCCAAACGTTTCGATGCAAAGCTGATCGGTTTCTGCGCCGCGGACGCTCCGCTGCCGGTCACGATGGCGCCCGAGGGCGCGGCGATCGCTGCTGAACTTTGGGATCAATCGAGGACCGAGATCCGGCAACGGCTTAATGACAGGCATTCCAAGTTCGACAGGCTCGTCGCCGGAACGGTCAGGGCGGAATGGCGTGACACGGTCGAGAATCCAGATCACGCCCTCGCCAGAGCTTCTCTTCTCGCCGACCTCGTCGTCACTGGCGCTTCGCTTGGCGCATCCACGGGCGACGCTTACCGTATGGCTGATCCGGGCAGTTTGGTGCTGCGCGCCGGCAGACCTGTCCTGGTCGCCGCCCGTGGCGCGGCGAGTTTGCCGCTCGGCCGGGTGGTCGTCGCCTGGAAGGACACGCGGGAAGCAAGGCGCGCCGTGGCAGATGCGGTGCCACTGATGGCCATGGCCAATGAAGTCACTGTGGTGGCGATTGATCGCAATCCGGGTGACTGGATCGGGGACGGAGTCAAGGATGTCGCCAGTTTCCTCGCCGGGCACGGCATCAAGGCGGGGACCGAAATCCTGAAGTCAGACGAGGAAGGAAATCGACTCATAGACTTCTTGGCCTCCGTCAAAGCAGACCTAATCGTGTCGGGCGCCTACGGGCACAGCCGGCTGAGGGAATGGGCGTTCGGCGGCGTTACCCGTTCGCTGCTGGATGAGGTCTGGCTTAATCGGCTGATGTCGAGCTGA
- a CDS encoding hydroxymethylglutaryl-CoA lyase: MPPSTEPLRVERQVTIVEVGPRDGLQNEKHLVSTGLKLRLIRMLADCGFARIEATAFVSPKWVPQMADHDAVMRGAVRRAGLVLSALVPNEQGAQAAITAGAQELAVFTSASETFSRRNTNCTIEEGLARFVPVIALAAEHALPVRGYVSCAVDCPYEGPIEPGAAAKVVARLRDLGCAEIAVADTIGMATPERVHAMVLACLAEAEATQLAGHFHDTGGMALANVDAAWSLGLRVFDSAAGGLGGCPYAPGAAGNLRSGALVEHFASRGIATGIDSELLANVENMLADPVFLGKR; encoded by the coding sequence ATGCCGCCGTCCACTGAACCGTTGCGCGTGGAGCGCCAGGTTACGATCGTCGAAGTCGGTCCGCGCGATGGGTTGCAGAACGAAAAGCATTTGGTCTCGACCGGGCTGAAGCTGCGCCTGATTCGCATGCTGGCTGATTGCGGTTTCGCCCGCATCGAGGCGACGGCCTTCGTCTCGCCGAAATGGGTCCCGCAGATGGCCGACCATGACGCCGTCATGCGGGGCGCGGTGCGTCGTGCAGGCCTCGTGCTTTCCGCCCTGGTGCCCAATGAGCAAGGCGCCCAGGCGGCGATCACGGCGGGCGCGCAGGAGCTTGCGGTCTTCACCAGCGCCTCCGAGACGTTTTCGAGGCGAAACACCAATTGCACGATCGAGGAGGGACTGGCCCGTTTCGTGCCCGTGATCGCATTGGCGGCCGAACACGCCTTGCCGGTGCGGGGCTATGTTTCCTGTGCCGTCGACTGTCCCTATGAAGGTCCGATCGAGCCTGGCGCGGCCGCGAAAGTCGTCGCGCGGCTGCGCGATCTCGGCTGTGCGGAAATCGCCGTCGCCGATACGATCGGCATGGCAACCCCCGAACGCGTGCACGCCATGGTGCTGGCATGCCTCGCGGAGGCGGAGGCGACGCAACTCGCCGGCCATTTCCACGATACCGGCGGCATGGCGCTGGCCAATGTCGATGCGGCATGGAGCCTCGGGCTCAGGGTCTTCGATTCCGCGGCCGGCGGGCTCGGCGGCTGCCCCTACGCCCCCGGTGCGGCGGGCAATCTTCGTAGTGGTGCGCTGGTGGAGCATTTCGCATCGAGGGGGATCGCGACCGGAATAGACAGCGAGCTGCTGGCCAACGTGGAAAACATGCTTGCCGACCCCGTGTTTCTTGGCAAGCGGTGA
- a CDS encoding sugar ABC transporter ATP-binding protein, with translation MADIVEFRKATKEFRGNAAVRAVDFTLRRGEVHALLGENGAGKSTLTKVLAGLYPLTSGEMLIDGKPVSFSSPGEAMKHGIAMVFQETNLVQSMNVAQNIFLGEERFFNRLRGVNIRAQQHLQRLNFHVEPTALVSTLGAAKKQMVEIARAVHHKARIFIFDEPTATLTPEEKQHFFALVERLKGEGASVIFISHALEEALSIADRISVLRDGALIATDDARNLTREKIVQAMVGRQLTDALYGDAAARRVARRPGDKVLALENVSMGKAVRSATLSVFAGQVTGLFGLVGAGRTEMMKIAAGVLKRDFFHGGRIQLRGETVRFRVPRQAVRRGVAYITEDRKLDGLFDTMGVVQNVFLGKLAKGSNPVTMVGMSEAKRQSAEWIEAMKVRSIGGNAKVVELSGGNQQKVVIAKSLIQEPSLIIFDEPTRGVDVGAIAEIHRMIEKLADAGAAVVVISSYLPEILNLSDRILVARQGRIVEEMTIDEASEEKIMYAAVH, from the coding sequence ATGGCTGACATCGTCGAATTTCGCAAGGCGACCAAGGAGTTCCGCGGCAACGCGGCGGTGCGCGCCGTCGATTTCACACTCCGCCGCGGCGAAGTCCATGCACTGCTCGGCGAGAACGGCGCCGGCAAATCGACGCTGACAAAAGTGCTCGCCGGCCTCTATCCTTTGACCTCTGGCGAAATGCTGATCGACGGCAAGCCGGTGAGCTTCTCGTCTCCGGGCGAGGCCATGAAACATGGCATCGCCATGGTGTTCCAGGAAACCAACCTCGTCCAGTCCATGAACGTCGCCCAGAATATCTTTCTCGGCGAGGAGCGTTTTTTCAACCGGCTGCGCGGCGTCAACATCCGCGCGCAACAACATTTGCAGCGGCTGAACTTCCATGTCGAACCGACAGCGCTGGTGTCGACGCTCGGCGCGGCCAAGAAACAGATGGTCGAGATTGCCCGCGCCGTCCATCACAAGGCCCGCATCTTCATCTTCGACGAGCCGACGGCAACGCTCACCCCGGAGGAGAAGCAGCACTTCTTCGCGCTGGTCGAACGGCTGAAGGGCGAGGGCGCCTCCGTCATCTTCATTTCGCATGCGCTGGAGGAGGCGCTGTCGATCGCCGACCGCATCAGCGTGTTGCGCGACGGTGCGCTGATCGCCACCGACGATGCCCGCAATCTCACCCGTGAGAAGATCGTCCAGGCCATGGTTGGCCGGCAATTGACCGATGCACTCTACGGCGATGCCGCCGCAAGGCGTGTCGCCCGCCGTCCCGGCGACAAGGTCCTTGCCCTGGAAAACGTCTCGATGGGCAAGGCGGTGCGCAGCGCGACACTATCGGTGTTCGCGGGCCAGGTCACCGGCCTGTTCGGGCTGGTGGGTGCCGGTCGTACCGAAATGATGAAGATCGCCGCCGGCGTGCTGAAGCGCGACTTTTTCCATGGCGGGCGCATCCAGCTGCGCGGCGAGACAGTGCGCTTTCGCGTCCCGCGGCAGGCCGTGCGGCGCGGCGTCGCCTACATCACCGAGGACCGCAAGCTTGACGGTCTGTTCGACACGATGGGCGTCGTCCAGAACGTGTTCCTTGGCAAGCTGGCGAAGGGGTCCAATCCGGTCACCATGGTCGGCATGAGCGAGGCCAAGCGACAATCGGCCGAATGGATCGAGGCCATGAAGGTCCGTTCGATCGGCGGCAACGCCAAGGTGGTGGAGCTGTCGGGCGGCAATCAGCAGAAGGTCGTGATAGCCAAATCGCTGATCCAGGAGCCGTCACTGATCATTTTCGATGAGCCGACCCGCGGCGTCGACGTCGGAGCGATCGCCGAGATTCATCGGATGATCGAGAAACTCGCCGATGCCGGCGCGGCCGTCGTGGTCATCTCCTCCTACCTGCCCGAAATCCTCAACCTGTCGGACCGCATCCTGGTGGCGCGTCAGGGGCGCATCGTCGAGGAGATGACCATCGACGAAGCATCGGAAGAAAAGATCATGTATGCCGCCGTCCACTGA
- a CDS encoding SMP-30/gluconolactonase/LRE family protein, with protein MVGLGTLVRRLFSADDAGISVPAMDGVFKPDNRLEEAERLLALPGIDNLVVSPTGLLCSSDKTLLRIDLDGARVSPAAVAEFPAPVTFVASAPGGRLAVGIEGDGLHVGQAGTWKRIELAPDMTSCLTAGVFAPDGALFVCVGSRKHSTRHWKRDLMEHGASGGVFAVDPTEGSGRALAQGLAFPNGAAFLGDGRLAISESWRHRVIVIDLKSAARPMAMLEDLPAYPCRLSSAAGGGLWIALFAPRRQLFELVLREDDYRREMMATIDLDEWIGPELAGSAKPDQPLSQGSIRQMGVLKPWAPSRSYGLVARCDDKGLLRESWHSRADGSMHGITSICEYGGRVYATSRGSGTLLRLAVPANDGGSVHG; from the coding sequence ATGGTGGGCCTGGGCACATTGGTGCGCCGGCTGTTTTCAGCCGATGATGCCGGCATCAGCGTGCCGGCGATGGACGGCGTCTTCAAGCCGGACAACCGGCTGGAAGAGGCGGAGCGGCTGCTGGCCCTTCCCGGGATTGACAATCTCGTCGTATCGCCGACAGGGCTGCTTTGCAGCAGCGACAAGACGCTTCTCAGGATTGACCTCGACGGCGCGCGCGTTTCGCCTGCCGCCGTGGCGGAGTTTCCCGCACCGGTGACCTTTGTCGCATCGGCGCCCGGTGGCCGGCTGGCCGTCGGCATCGAAGGCGATGGCTTGCATGTCGGCCAGGCAGGCACCTGGAAGCGGATCGAGCTCGCGCCCGACATGACGTCGTGCCTCACCGCCGGCGTCTTTGCGCCTGATGGGGCGCTGTTCGTCTGCGTCGGCTCGCGCAAGCATTCGACGCGCCATTGGAAACGCGATCTGATGGAACACGGCGCAAGCGGCGGCGTGTTCGCGGTCGACCCCACCGAGGGCTCAGGCCGCGCGCTTGCCCAGGGCCTGGCCTTCCCCAACGGCGCGGCATTCCTCGGCGACGGCCGCCTGGCGATCAGCGAAAGCTGGCGCCATCGTGTTATCGTCATCGACCTGAAATCCGCAGCGCGTCCCATGGCGATGCTGGAGGATTTGCCGGCTTACCCCTGTCGGCTTTCATCCGCCGCCGGCGGTGGCCTGTGGATAGCGCTGTTCGCACCGCGCCGGCAATTGTTCGAACTGGTGCTGCGCGAGGACGACTACCGCCGCGAAATGATGGCGACGATCGATCTTGACGAATGGATCGGGCCGGAACTCGCCGGGTCGGCGAAACCCGACCAGCCACTGAGCCAGGGTTCCATCCGGCAGATGGGCGTGCTCAAGCCCTGGGCGCCGTCGCGGTCTTATGGCCTGGTCGCCCGCTGCGACGACAAGGGCCTGCTGCGCGAGAGTTGGCACAGCCGCGCCGATGGCTCCATGCACGGCATTACTTCCATTTGCGAATATGGCGGCCGCGTCTATGCCACGTCGCGCGGATCGGGCACGCTGCTGCGCTTGGCAGTGCCGGCAAATGACGGTGGATCCGTGCATGGCTGA
- a CDS encoding c-type cytochrome, with protein MRPRPAFSIPLLVFALGFASSAYAVEDPQVAYGKRLVEKNCARCHAVGPGGESAHPDAPPFRLLHRRYPIEDLQEALAEGISTGHPDMPEFVASPDQISAIISYIQSLGR; from the coding sequence ATGCGACCCCGCCCAGCGTTCTCGATCCCACTACTTGTGTTCGCACTCGGCTTTGCATCGTCAGCCTATGCTGTCGAAGACCCGCAGGTCGCTTATGGAAAAAGACTGGTCGAGAAAAACTGTGCCCGCTGTCACGCGGTCGGTCCGGGCGGCGAGAGCGCCCATCCGGACGCGCCGCCTTTCCGGTTGTTACACCGGCGGTACCCAATAGAAGATCTTCAGGAAGCTCTGGCCGAGGGGATATCCACCGGACATCCGGACATGCCCGAGTTCGTAGCTTCTCCTGACCAGATTTCCGCGATTATCAGTTATATCCAAAGCCTGGGCCGATGA
- a CDS encoding flavin reductase family protein, translating into MKELPLAEVYRLIEPGPVVLLTTRSKQGRANVMTMSWHMMAGIAPPTMACVVSSDDFSFFALRQTKECVVAIPAIGLAEKVVKVGNCSGRDTDKFATAWLTPLPAERVSAPLIAECFANLECRVIDIRLVNKYNLFVLEVLKAWIDPGQPKPKTIHHIGNGAFVVDGEVVHFQSRIP; encoded by the coding sequence ATGAAGGAACTGCCGCTTGCCGAAGTCTATCGGCTGATAGAGCCCGGTCCCGTTGTCCTCCTGACAACCAGGTCAAAGCAGGGCCGCGCGAACGTCATGACCATGTCCTGGCACATGATGGCGGGAATCGCGCCACCGACCATGGCTTGCGTCGTGTCGAGCGACGACTTCTCCTTTTTCGCTTTGCGTCAAACGAAGGAATGCGTAGTCGCGATCCCTGCCATTGGCCTTGCGGAGAAAGTCGTCAAGGTCGGAAACTGCTCCGGACGCGACACTGACAAATTCGCGACAGCCTGGCTGACGCCCCTTCCCGCCGAGCGCGTTTCGGCTCCCCTGATCGCCGAGTGCTTCGCCAACCTCGAATGCCGGGTCATCGATATACGCCTGGTGAACAAATATAATCTGTTCGTTCTCGAGGTCCTGAAAGCATGGATCGACCCGGGTCAACCGAAACCGAAGACGATCCATCACATCGGAAATGGCGCCTTCGTCGTGGACGGCGAAGTGGTTCATTTCCAATCCCGTATCCCCTGA
- a CDS encoding phasin family protein: MTWKAEEFSAPDLFPFAKKGQKLLDAAAAWQMHSTCALFSLQMEGASFFSRRFWDDLRLIETLMRRDGLADTYDVVVNFFQNATSDYTSEVARFASLGAGFASETAGRVREGAEATIDDMRAATLAP; encoded by the coding sequence ATGACCTGGAAGGCAGAAGAATTCAGCGCGCCAGACCTGTTCCCGTTCGCCAAGAAAGGGCAGAAACTATTGGATGCCGCTGCGGCATGGCAGATGCATTCCACCTGTGCGCTGTTCAGCCTGCAGATGGAAGGAGCGTCCTTTTTCAGTCGGCGTTTTTGGGACGATCTGAGGCTAATCGAAACGCTGATGAGGCGGGACGGATTAGCTGATACCTACGACGTGGTCGTCAACTTTTTCCAGAACGCTACGTCCGACTATACCAGCGAGGTCGCGAGGTTTGCGTCCTTGGGCGCTGGGTTCGCTTCGGAAACGGCGGGACGTGTTCGAGAAGGGGCGGAAGCCACGATCGACGACATGCGCGCGGCCACCCTCGCTCCTTAA